The genomic window GAATTACCTCCAAGCATTGTTTCTATGATTGCTACCGACGAAGCGGGCGCTAAGGTTGCTCACGAAGCTGCTTTGCAGATTTCCGCTATGGGCGCTCAGTGGCTTCGCCGCGAAGATGTTCCAGCAGATGTGTTGGAGTCTGAGCGTCGCGTTGCTACAGAAAAGTCTTTAGCTGAAGGCAAGCCAGAGAAGATTGTTCCAAAGATTGTTGAAGGCCGTTTGAACGCCTTCTTCAAGGAAACCGTTCTTCTTGAGCAGTCTTATGTCAAGGATCCTTCCAAGACTATTGGAGATTTGTTCAAGGAAGTTGGTGGCACTGCTTTGGCTTTCGCTCGCGTTGAGGTTGGCAAAGGCTCTGCTGAATAATTTTTAAGCGAAAGCTTATTAAAAATTCATAAAACAAGAATGGGTTTGCGTGATAAGTCATGCAAGCCCATTCTTTTAATTTATACATTATAAAATCGTGTTTTGCTGTGTCGTCATTGAAAGATATCATGGCAAAGATATGCTTGCGTTCGCCGTTATGACTGGAGGAAAGTTTTATGACTATCGCACAAGCGGGGGAAAGCAAGTCTCGTAGAGTTTTATTGAAGCTCTCGGGAGAAGCATTTGGCGGTGGAGCCGTTGGTATTGATACTCATGTTATTCGTAGAATTGCTGGAGAAATTGTAAAAGCAGTGCATGAAGGCGTGCAAGTTGCAATTGTTGTTGGCGGCGGAAACTTCTTCCGCGGAGCAGAACTTCAGCAGGCTGGAATTGATCGTAGCCGTGGTGACTATATGGGTATGCTCGGTACTGTTATGAATTGCTTGGCTTTGCAAGATTTTCTTGAACAAGCAGGGCAGGCAACGCGTGTGCAAACTGCTATAACAATGGGTCAAGTTGCAGAACCTTATATTCCACTTAAGGCAATTCGACACCTTGAAAAGGGTCGTGTAGTTATTTTTGGTGCTGGTGCTGGAATGCCATATTTTTCAACCGACACTGTATCTATTCAGCGATCTTTGGAAATACATTGCGATGAGGTTTTGATGGGCAAGAATGGTGTAGATGGCGTTTATAGCGCTGATCCACGGAAAGATAAGAACGCGAAGAAATTTGTAACGTTAAATTATCAACGTGCTCTTGTCGATGGTCTTGCTGTTATGGATGCTTCTGCACTATCTATGGCTAGAGATAACAAGCAGAAGATTCGCGTATTCGGATTAGAGGGTGAAGGAAACGTC from Gardnerella vaginalis ATCC 14018 = JCM 11026 includes these protein-coding regions:
- the pyrH gene encoding UMP kinase, whose protein sequence is MTIAQAGESKSRRVLLKLSGEAFGGGAVGIDTHVIRRIAGEIVKAVHEGVQVAIVVGGGNFFRGAELQQAGIDRSRGDYMGMLGTVMNCLALQDFLEQAGQATRVQTAITMGQVAEPYIPLKAIRHLEKGRVVIFGAGAGMPYFSTDTVSIQRSLEIHCDEVLMGKNGVDGVYSADPRKDKNAKKFVTLNYQRALVDGLAVMDASALSMARDNKQKIRVFGLEGEGNVTRALVGEEIGTLVSDAEPTFA